In Thermus caldifontis, one genomic interval encodes:
- the mscL gene encoding large conductance mechanosensitive channel protein MscL, producing MLKGFRDFIMRGNVVDLAVAVVIGGAFGQVVNSLVADVLTPLIGALGGAPDFSAIKLGPIALGKFINTVVNFLVVGAAIYFLIVVPMQEIEKRRKKAEEAAPPPPPEPPEEVKLLREILTELKRKA from the coding sequence ATGTTAAAAGGTTTTCGGGACTTTATCATGCGGGGCAACGTGGTGGACCTAGCGGTGGCCGTGGTCATCGGCGGCGCCTTTGGCCAGGTGGTGAACTCCTTGGTGGCGGATGTCCTTACCCCCTTGATCGGGGCCTTGGGAGGAGCCCCGGATTTTTCCGCCATCAAGCTGGGGCCTATCGCTCTTGGGAAGTTCATCAACACGGTGGTGAACTTCCTGGTGGTGGGGGCGGCCATCTACTTCTTGATCGTGGTGCCCATGCAGGAGATTGAGAAGCGGCGCAAGAAGGCGGAGGAGGCGGCCCCGCCCCCGCCTCCCGAGCCCCCCGAGGAGGTTAAGCTTCTTCGGGAGATCCTGACCGAGTTGAAGCGGAAGGCCTAA
- a CDS encoding ArsR/SmtB family transcription factor: protein MPSALHRYKAAFFKALAHPLRLAILDALREGEKSVSALQRELGAEQSVLSRQLSLLRERGLVEARREGQMVYYRTRDPEVYAFLDLGRRIFERHLEAERERLDALREEE, encoded by the coding sequence ATGCCAAGCGCCCTGCACCGCTATAAGGCTGCCTTCTTCAAGGCCTTGGCCCATCCCTTGCGCCTGGCCATCCTGGACGCTCTAAGGGAAGGGGAGAAGAGCGTTTCCGCCCTCCAGCGGGAGCTTGGGGCGGAGCAGTCCGTGCTCTCTCGGCAGCTTTCCCTGCTCCGGGAGCGGGGTTTGGTGGAGGCTAGGCGGGAGGGGCAGATGGTCTACTACCGCACCCGGGATCCGGAGGTCTACGCCTTTTTGGACCTGGGACGGCGGATCTTCGAACGCCACCTCGAGGCGGAGAGGGAGCGTCTGGACGCCCTTAGGGAGGAGGAATGA